From one Pseudopipra pipra isolate bDixPip1 chromosome 2, bDixPip1.hap1, whole genome shotgun sequence genomic stretch:
- the TMEM50B gene encoding transmembrane protein 50B codes for MAGFLDNFRWPECECIDWSERRNAVASIVAGVLFFTGWWIMIDAAVVYPKPEQLNHAFHTCGVFSTLAFFMINAVSNAQVRGDSYSDGCLGRTGARIWLFIGFMLMFGSLIASMWILFGAYVTQNTNVYPGLAVFFQNALIFFSTLIYKFGRTEELWG; via the exons ATGGCAGGGTTCCTGGACAACTTCCGCTGGCCGGAGTGCGAGTGCATCGACTGGAGCGAGCGCAGGAACGCCGTGGCCTCCATCGTGGCCGGGGTGCTg TTTTTCACAGGCTGGTGGATCATGATCGACGCCGCCGTGGTTTATCCCAAGCCGGAGCAGCTCAACCACGCCTTCCACACCTGTGGGGTCTTCTCCACACTGGCCTTCTTCAT GATAAATGCTGTATCCAATGCACAGGTGAGAGGAGACAGCTACAGTGATGGATGCTTAGGAAGAACAG GTGCTCGGATCTGGCTCTTCATCGGCTTCATGCTGATGTTTGGATCCCTCATTGCTTCCATGTGGATTCTCTTTGGAGCATATGTCACACAGA ACACTAATGTGTACCCTGGCTTAGCAGTGTTTTTCCAAAatgcattaatatttttcag tacTCTGATCTACAAGTTTGGAAGGACAGAagagctgtggggctga
- the IFNGR2 gene encoding interferon gamma receptor 2 isoform X1: protein MGRDTFHQPRLLQAPSNLALDTSRDPGAATASLGNLGQGLPTELYQCQCSWKREPFPHLPAPEDVEIYSYNFHSLLRWSPVPVERGLVLYTAHYKTGAFPVWNEMNCTRIPRTQCGFPPEIQKRRWTIFLRVRAELGQLPSAWVQAGPFVAERDTTLGPPRVSRVSASSDSLLLSVTPPFTPEPGDSFQYRVFYWENTTRTTKKEQETHNTVFQIGKLKESTLYCFSLQVEFEGVYGELIGQQSAPECHRTAISEATRAGFITLLCLSGLVLINLATAGLLLLWKHHQKIKQSFQPPLKIPSHFEEFLRDPGMPGLEELDNSPEDEPQALVAGEGIQAWSSSPG, encoded by the exons atgggcagggacaccttccaccagcccaggttactccaagccccatccaacctggccttggacacttccagggatccaggggcagccacagcttctctgggcaacctgggccagggcctccccactgAATTGTATCAGTGCCAGTGCAGCTGGAAAcgag AACCTTTTCCCCATTTACCGGCTCCAGAGGATGTGGAGATTTATTCCTACAACTTCCACAGTTTGCTGAGATGGTCTCCTGTTCCCGTGGAGAGAGGCTTGGTGTTATACACAGCCCACTATAAAAC AGGGGCCTTCCCCgtgtggaatgagatgaactgTACCCGGATCCCCCGGACCCAGTGTGGGTTCCCCCCGGAGATCCAGAAGCGGCGCTGGACGATCTTCCTGCGCGTGAGGGCCGAGCTGGGGCAGCTCCCCTCGGcctgggtgcaggcagggccCTTTGTGGCTGAGAGGGACA CCACTCTGGGCCCCCCCAGGGTGAGCAGAGTGAGTGCCAGCTCTGACTCGCTGCTCCTCAGTGTCACCCCCCCTTTCACGCCTGAGCCCGGGGACAGTTTCCAGTATCGTGTGTTCTACTGGGAGAACACAACAAGGACCACGAAAAAG GAACAAGAGACACACAATACAGTATTCCAAATTGGAAAACTAAAGGAATCAACACTTTATTGCTTTAGCCTTCAGGTTGAATTCGAGGGAGTCTATGGTGAACTGATAGGACAGCAAAGTGCCCCAGAGTGTCACAGAACTGCCATCAGTG aggCAACCAGGGCTGGATTCATCACCCTGCTGTGTCTCTCGGGGTTAGTCCTCATAAATCTGGCTACAGCTGGTTTGCTGCTCCTGTGGAAACACCACCAGAAAATCAAACAGTCGTTTCAGCCACCTCTGAAAATCCCCTCACACTTCGAAGAG TTCCTCAGGGACCCTGGCATGCCTGGCTTGGAGGAGCTGGACAATTCCCCGGAGGATGAGCCCCAGGCTCTTGTGGCTGGAGAAGGAATCCAagcctggagcagcagcccagggtga
- the IFNGR2 gene encoding interferon gamma receptor 2 isoform X2, which produces MPGRAPLRGLLFFFLLVLILLLGSAGAEPFPHLPAPEDVEIYSYNFHSLLRWSPVPVERGLVLYTAHYKTGAFPVWNEMNCTRIPRTQCGFPPEIQKRRWTIFLRVRAELGQLPSAWVQAGPFVAERDTTLGPPRVSRVSASSDSLLLSVTPPFTPEPGDSFQYRVFYWENTTRTTKKEQETHNTVFQIGKLKESTLYCFSLQVEFEGVYGELIGQQSAPECHRTAISEATRAGFITLLCLSGLVLINLATAGLLLLWKHHQKIKQSFQPPLKIPSHFEEFLRDPGMPGLEELDNSPEDEPQALVAGEGIQAWSSSPG; this is translated from the exons ATGCCGGGCCGGGCGCCGCTGCGAGGCCTCCTGTTCTTCTTCCTCCTcgtcctcatcctcctcctggGCTCGGCGGGCGCAG AACCTTTTCCCCATTTACCGGCTCCAGAGGATGTGGAGATTTATTCCTACAACTTCCACAGTTTGCTGAGATGGTCTCCTGTTCCCGTGGAGAGAGGCTTGGTGTTATACACAGCCCACTATAAAAC AGGGGCCTTCCCCgtgtggaatgagatgaactgTACCCGGATCCCCCGGACCCAGTGTGGGTTCCCCCCGGAGATCCAGAAGCGGCGCTGGACGATCTTCCTGCGCGTGAGGGCCGAGCTGGGGCAGCTCCCCTCGGcctgggtgcaggcagggccCTTTGTGGCTGAGAGGGACA CCACTCTGGGCCCCCCCAGGGTGAGCAGAGTGAGTGCCAGCTCTGACTCGCTGCTCCTCAGTGTCACCCCCCCTTTCACGCCTGAGCCCGGGGACAGTTTCCAGTATCGTGTGTTCTACTGGGAGAACACAACAAGGACCACGAAAAAG GAACAAGAGACACACAATACAGTATTCCAAATTGGAAAACTAAAGGAATCAACACTTTATTGCTTTAGCCTTCAGGTTGAATTCGAGGGAGTCTATGGTGAACTGATAGGACAGCAAAGTGCCCCAGAGTGTCACAGAACTGCCATCAGTG aggCAACCAGGGCTGGATTCATCACCCTGCTGTGTCTCTCGGGGTTAGTCCTCATAAATCTGGCTACAGCTGGTTTGCTGCTCCTGTGGAAACACCACCAGAAAATCAAACAGTCGTTTCAGCCACCTCTGAAAATCCCCTCACACTTCGAAGAG TTCCTCAGGGACCCTGGCATGCCTGGCTTGGAGGAGCTGGACAATTCCCCGGAGGATGAGCCCCAGGCTCTTGTGGCTGGAGAAGGAATCCAagcctggagcagcagcccagggtga